Part of the Kineococcus aurantiacus genome, GTCGTCGTCGGCGGCCTGCTCTCGGCCCCTGGGCGCCGAGAGCGTCACGACGACGGGCACGGTCGTGGACGACCGGATCACGAACCACCACGAGCACCGGACGACCTCCCCGCCGATCGTGCGCTTCGAGGCCGGTGGCCGGGAGGTCGTCGTGGTGGGTGAGCAGGCCTGGAACCGCTCCTGCGTCACCGGTCGTTCCGCGCAGGTCGTCCACGACCCCTCCGCCCCCGACCCGCGCACGTGCGGGTCGGGGGCGGCAGCGTCGTCGGCGACGGTGTCACCGGGGTGGTCGTAGCCGCCTGCGGGGTCGTCCTCCTCGTGGTGGTGGCGACCGTGGCCCGGCTGGCCCTGTCGGTCTCCCGAGCCGTCGCGCGGACCTACGCCTTGCGCGGCAGGGCCAGCGCGGTCAGCGCCCCGACGAGGGTGACGGCGGCCCCGACGAGGACCGCGTCCGGCGTCCCGGCCGAGAACCCGTCCGGCGTGAGGTCACCGCCGGCGTGCTGGAAGACCAGCGTGAGGACCGAGACGCCGAGGGCGACGCCGATCTCGCGCAGCGTGTTGTTGGTCGAGCTGGCGGTGGCGTGGTCGTGCTCGTCGAGACCGGCCAGCACGGCCGTCGAGGCGGGGGCGAAGACCAGTCCGGTGCCGACGCCGGCCAGCGTCAGGGCCGGGACCAGGGCGCCGTACCCGGCGCCCTGACCGATCTCGACGGCCATCCACGCCAGCCCCGCCGCGGTCGCGGTCAGGCCGGCCACCAGCAGCGGCCGGGACCCCGTGCGTCCGCCGAGGATCCCGGCGACCGGGGCGACGACCATGGGGGCCGCCGTCCAGGGCAGGGTGCGCAGGCCGGCCTCGAACGGCGTGAACCCGCCGGAGACCTGCAGGTACTGGGTCAGCAGGAACACCGACCCCATGGCGCCGAGGGTGAAGGCGAAGATCACGACGTTGGCGACGCTGAAGCTGCGGGAGCGGAACAGCCGCAGGGGCAGCAGGGGCGCGGCCGCGGTGGCCTGGCGGGCGACGAACCCGGCGAGGAGGGCCAGCCCGGCGAGCAGGGGCACGAGCACGGCCGCCGACCCCCAGCCGTGGGCGTCGGCGTGCTGGACCGCCCAGACGACCCCGAAGACCGCGGCGCCCCCGAGCCCGAGCCCGGCGACGTCGACGCGGCCGGTGCGTCCGTGCTGCTCGGGCAGGGCCAGCAGGATCAGCGGCAGGGCCACGACGGCGACGGGCACGTTGAGCCAGAAGATCCAGTGCCAGCTCAGGCCGTCGATGACGGCTCCGCCGATGACGGGCCCGAGGGCGACCCCGAGGCCGTTGACCCCGCCCCAGATGCCGATGGCCGCGGCCCGGCGCTGCGGCGGGACGGACCCGGCCAGCAGCGCCAGGGACAGCGGGGTGATGGCGGCCGCCCCGGCGCCCTGCACGGCTCGGGCGGCGATGAGCAGCTCCGGGCTGGTGGCCAGGGCCGCGGCGGCCGAGGCGAGGGTGAAGACGACGACGCCGCCCACGAAGACTCGGCGGCGCCCGAACCGGTCACCCACGGAGGCCGCGGCCAGCATGAGCGTGGCGAAGGTGAGGCTGAAGGCGTTGACGACCCACTGCAGCTGGTCGAGGGAGGCGCCGAGGTCGCGGTGCAGGACCGGCAGCGCGCCGGTGACGACGAGGTTGTCGAGGGTGGCCATGAAGACGGGCAGCGCGGCGGCGACGATCGCGAGCGCCGGGTGCACCCGGCGGCGGGCCCGGGTGGGCCCGGTGGGACCGGGTTCGAGGGTGGTGGTGGACACGGGGACCCCCAGAGGAAGGCATCGGATGATTACCTCGGACGTTAGGCATCGACTGATACCTTGTCAACCGTGAACACCGAACCCGTCAGACGGATGTCGAAGGAGGACCGGCGCGAGCAGATCCTCACCGCCGCCGGGCGCGTGGTCGCCCAGGTGGGGCTGACCGGGGCCAGCACCGACGTCATCGCCCGCGAGGCAGGGGTGTCCCAGCCCTACGTGGTGCGGACGTTCGGCGGCAAGCAACCCCTCCTGGACGCCCTCTTCGCCCGCGTCGCCGACCGCATCGTCGCGGCCTTCGCCGACGCCCCGACCGACGGGCCGCCCGAGGTGTGCCTGGGCCGGGCGTACATGCGCCTGGTGGAGGACCGCGACGTCCTGCTCGTGCTCATGCACGGGTTCACCGCCAGCGCCGAGCCGGGCATCGGCGAGGCCACCCGGCGCTGCATGGACACGGTGTACCGCATCACCCGCGAACGCCTCGGCGACGACGTGGTGGCGACCCGGTTCATCGCGCACGGCATGCTGCTCAACGTGCTGCTGGCCATGGACTCCTGGAACCACCCCGAGCTCGACGCGCTCACGGCGCTCGCGAACATGACCGCCACGGCCGCCGAGCTGCAGGCGAAGCTCGCGTGAGGGGCGCCGGTGACCGGGCGGGGACCGGGGTGGGGGACGGGATCCTCGTCGTCGACAAGCCCGCCGGCTGGACCAGCCACGACGTCGTCGGCCGCTGCCGCCGGTTGCTCTCGACCCGGCGCGTCGGGCACGCCGGCACCCTCGACCCGGCCGCCACGGGCGTCCTGGTCCTCGGCGCCAACCGCGGGACGAAGTTCCTGACGCACCTCGTGGCCCACGACAAGGAGTACACGGCCACCGTCCGGCTGGGGGTCGCGACCCTCACCGACGACGCCGAGGGCGAACCCCTCACCGACCCCGTCGACGCCACCGGGGTGGACCCGGACGCGCTGGCCCGGGCCGTCGCGGCCCTGACGGGCCCGATCCAGCAGGTCCCCAGCTCGGTCAGCGCCATCAAGGTCGACGGCCGCCGCAGCTACGCGCGCGTGCGCGGGGGCCAGGAGGTCGACCTGCCCGCCCGGCCCGTCACGGTCTCCCGCTTCGACGTCCTGGCCCGCCGGCCCGAGGGGCCGTACCTCGACCTCGACGTCGTCGTCGCCGTCTCCAGCGGCACCTACGTGCGGGCGCTGGCCCGCGACCTCGGCCGGGCCCTGCACGTCGGCGGGCACCTCACGGCGCTGCGGCGCACCCGGTCCGGGCCCTTCACCCTCGCCGAGGCGCTCACCCTCGAGGAGGTCGAGGCGCAGCCGCGCGTCGAGCCCCTCGCGGCCGTGGCGCGACGGCTGTTCCCGGTGCGCGACGTCGACGACCGGGAGGCGGACAACCTCGCCCACGGCGGGTTCCTCACCGCCACCGGGGTCGACGGTCCCGTCGGGGCCTTCGCGCCGGACGGGACGCTGCTGGCCCTGGTCCAGGACACCCCCCGCGGGGCCAAGCCCCTCCTGGTGCTCGCCCCGGCCGGGTGAACCCCGCCCCGCCGCTCAGGTGGGGACGGGGGTGGGCGGCGCGGGCCGCACCCGCGGGCGCCCGGTCAGCGCCACGGCCAGCGGCAGCCGGCTCAGCAGCTGGACGAGCGCGACGGAGCCCAGCAGCGTGCCCACCCAGGTCAGCACGAACACCACGGGCAGCGGCCACGCCGAGCCGCCGTGCGCCCAGCCCGAGGCCCCCAGCAGCACCGACAGCACGAGGGGGTGCACGAGGTACACCCCGAACGAGACCCGCGCGCCCTCCCGGGCCAGCGCGGTGACCATCGCGGTGACCGGCGCGGTGACCGGCGTCGGTCCCCGCCGCAGGCGCGCGCCGAGGGCGAGCAGCCCCAGGGCCGCCGCCGGCCCCCACACCACCGAGACCGGCTGCAGCGGCTCGGAGGCCCGGACGGGGTCGGCGCCGGCCAGCACCTGGGCGGCGAAGGTCCCCAGGTCCAGCGCGAGCGCGGCCCCCACGACCGCGGGCACCGCCGCCCGGTGCCGGCCGACCCACGCCAGGACCGCCTCGTGGTGGCAGGCGGCGACCGCCCCCACCAGCAGCGGGAACACGTACGTCAGGACGAGCTGGTTGGGTGACAGCCACAGGTTCTGCGCCCACCCGCCGGGGGCGGGCACCCACCGCAGGACCGCCAGGTACGTCGCCTGCACCGCCCCCGCGACCCCGAGCAGGGCGGCGTGGTGCCGGCGCGTGCGCAGGACGAGCAGCAGCAGCAGCGGGAAGAGCAGGTACGCCTGCAGCGCCACCTGCAGGAAGTACAGGTGGTACATGCCGGTGCCCATCACCAGGCTGTGCCTCAGGCCGCGCAGGGCGTCGGCGCTCCACGGGTCCCGGCCCTCCAGCCGGGTCAGCCAGTACAGGACCGTCCACACCGTGTAGGGCAGCCCCACCAGCGCGAACCGCCGGCGCCAGAAGCGCAGCAACCCGGCCCCCGGGGCCGGGGGCCGGGTCGCGGCCGAGCGGGTCAGGACGAACGCCGTGAGGATGAAGAACGTCTCCCGGCCGAAGTGCAGCAGCTGCAGCCCCAGCCCGGTGCCCAGCTCACCGGTGCCCACCGAGCCCAGGGTGTGCAGGCCGACGACGGCGGCGAAGCCGGTCGTCCGCACGACGTCGATCTCGGGCAGGTGCCGGGTGCGCTGAGCCATCGCGGGTCATCCTCGCGGCAGCCGTGGACGCGTGTCACCCCGGCGCACCGGCGCCGGGGCGGCACGTCGTCCGAGGAGCGCCCTCAGGCGTCGACGGTCTCGCGGGCGGTGTGCCGGTCGCGGAACCGGGCCAGGTCCAGGATGCCCTCGCGCTTGGCCACCAGGGCCGGGACGAGGGCCTGCCCCGTCACGTTGACGGCCGTGCGGCCCATGTCGAGGATCGGGTCGATCGCCAGCAGCAGCCCGACACCGGCCAGCGGCAGCCCCAGCGTCGAGAGGGTGAGCGTCAGCATCACCGTCGCGCCCGTGAGCCCGGCGGTGGCCGCGGACCCCACGACCGAGACGAAGGCGATGAGCAGGTAGTCGGTGATCGACAGGTGGACCCCGAAGAAGCCCGCGACGAAGATCGCGGCCAGCGCCGGGTAGATCGCCGCGCAGCCGTCCATCTTGGTCGTCGCGCCCAGCGGGACGGCGAAGGAGGCGTACGAGCGCGGGACGCCGAGGTCCTCGGTGACGCGCTGGGTCACCGGCAGCGTGCCGATGGAGGAGCGCGAGACGAACGCCAGCTGGGTGGCCGGCCAGACCTTGGCGAAGAAGCCGCGCACGCTCAGGCCGTGGGCGCGCAGCAGCACCGGGTAGACCCCGAAGACGACCAGGGCCAGGCCGACGTAGACGTCGACGACGAACACGCCCAGCGGGCTCAGCGCGTCCCAGCCGTAGGTGGCGACCGCCTTGCCCAGCAGGCCGACGGTGCCGATCGGGGCGAGCTTGATGACCCACCACAGGACGGTCTGCACGATCGCCAGACCCGAACGCGCCACGTTGAGGACCGGGTCGGCCTTCTCGCCGACCTTCAGGACCGCGACGCCGAGCACGACGGCGATGACGAGCAGCTGCAGGACGTTGAAGCTCAGCGAGACGCTGCCGTCGTCGCCGCCGGAGGCCTGCAGGCCGAGGTAGTTGCCCGGGACGACGCCCTGGAGGAAGTCGAGCCAGGAACCGGTGGAGGACGGGGCCTCCGCGGCGGCCGCGTCCACCGACGACCGGGCGCCGGGATCGGTCGCGACGCCCAGCCCGATGCCGATGGCCACGGCGATCAGCGCCGTGATCGCGAACCACAGCAGCGTCTGCCAGGCCAGGCGGGCCGCGTTCGTGACCTCGCGCAGGTTGGCGATGGAGGTGATGACGGCGAGCACGACGAGCGGCGGCACGAGCGCGCGCAGCATCGTGACGAAGATCGAGCCGACGGTCGTGAGGGTGGTCGTCAGCCAGTTCGGGTCCTCGGTGGTGCCGCCCATCGAGCGGGCGAGGGCGCCGAGCAGGACGCCGAGGACGAGACCGACGAGGACCTGCACGCCGAAGGGCGTGCGGCGCAGGCGGGTGAGCAAGGGGGGCTCCAGGGGTGGGGTGGGTGGCGGGACGAGCACGTGCTCGTCCCGCTACCTCGCGCTCGCCGTCCGCTGCAGGTCGATGTGCAGGCGTTCGGTGAGGTCCCATCCGGTGTCCATCGCGGCACCTGCAACGGTTTCACCAGAGCACTTGTTCCCGGGGGCCCCGGCGGAGCCGGGTCAGCGGCTCCGCCGGGGCAGCGGGTCAGAACAGCGTGTACCCGCCGTCGGTGACGACGACGGCCCCGGTCGAGAAGCTCGACGCCTCCGAGGCCAGGTAGACGACGGTCGCGGCGACCTCCTCGGGCGTGGAGTACCGCTGCATGGGGGCGTCCTCGATCCACATGCGCCGGAACTCCGGCCGGTCCACCGGCGCCATCTCCGTCTTGACGTACCCGGGGGCGATGGCGTTGACCCGGATGCCCAGCGGCGCCCACTCCGCGGCGAGGGACTTCGTCAGCTGGTGCACCGCGGCCTTGGAGGCGTTGTAGACGGGCTGCAGCTGCGGCCGGTTGACGATCTGCGCGCTGATGGAGCCGATGTTGACGATGTTCCCGCCGCCGTGCTCGGCCATCCACGCCGCCGCGACGACGCTGGGCAGCCAGACGCCCTTGAGGTTGGTGGTGATGACGTCGTCGTACTCCTCGTCGGTCACCTCCAGGGCCGGGCGGTGCACGCACGTGCCGGCGTTGTTGACCAGGACGTCGAGGCGGCCCAGCTCCCCGGTGACGCGCGCCACGGCCGCCTCCACCTCGGGGCGGGAGGTGACGTCCAGGCGCAGGCCCAGGGTCTTGCGGCCGGTGGAGGCCGCGATCTCCGCAGCCGCCTCCACCGAGCGCGCCTCGTCGCGCGCGGCGACGACGACGTCGGCGCCGGCCTCGGCCAGGGCCTGGGCGAACGCGCGGCCCAGCCCGCGGTAGCCGCCGGTGACCAGGGCGACCTTGCCCTCGAGGGAGAACTTGTCCAGCACGGTCACGGGGGGCTCCTCAGTTGCTCTCGGGGGGAGTGACGACGACGACGGCCTTCATGCTCAGCGGGTCGGCGTCGGCGTTGAGCGCCTCCTCGACCTGCTCCAGCGGGTACCGGGCGGTCACCATGTCGTCGAGGTGGACGGCGCCGGAGGTGGTCAGCGCGATCCCGCGGGGCCAGGTGTCGACGTAGCGGAACACCCCGGTGACGTTGATCTCGCGGGTGGCGATGAGCTGGACGGGCAGCGGCATCTCCTCCGCGCCCAGGCCCACGAGCACGACGGTGCCGCCGCCGCGGGTCGAGGCGATGCCCGAGAGCACCGCCGGGGTGGCCCCGGAGCAGTCGATGAAGGCGTCGGCCCGCAGCGCGGCGATCTCCTCGGCGTCGGCCACCGGGTGCAGCGCGCGGGTGGCGCCGAAGGAGGTGATGCGCTCGCGGCGGGAGTCGACGAAGTCGGTGACGACGACGTCGGTGGCGCCCCGGGCCCGCACGGCCTGCGCGCACATGGCGCCGATGGGCCCGGCCCCGGCGATGAGGACCTGGTCGCCGGGGCCGACGTCGGCCTTGTGGGCGGCCCACAGCCCGACCGACAGCGGTTCGAGCAGCGCGGCGGACTCGTCGGACAGGCTGTCGGGCACCGTGTACGCCTGGTCGGCGGGCGCGGTGACGTAGTCGCAGAACGTGCCGTCGAAGGGCGGGGTCGCGTAGAACTCCATGAACGGGCACAGGTTCGACCGGCCCGTCTTGCACTGCCGGCACTGCCGGCACGGGACCTGCGGGTCGATGGCGACCCGGTCCCCGACGCGGTCCTCGCTGACGCCGCGGCCGACGCCGACGACGGTGCCGGAGACCTCGTGGCCCAGCACGATCGGCGCCGTGACGACCATGTCGCCGATCCGCCCGTGCTTGTAGTAGTGGACGTCGGAGCCGCAGACGCCGACCGACCCGACCCGCACGAGCACCTCCCCCTCACCCGGGGTCGGCACGGGCCGTTCCTGCATCTCGATGACGCCCTGCTTCAGCAGGACGCTGGCTCGCATGGTCGTCGGGATCGTTCCGGTGGTCATCTGCGGCTCTCCTCGGGGTGCTGGTGCTGCGGGGTGGTGCGCGGTGGTGCGGGGACGAGCGTGCCCGCCCGGTGCGGCCGGCGGGAGGGGGTCAGCGGACGGTGTACCCGCCGTCGACGACGAGGTCGTGGCCGGTGACCATCGCCGCGGCGGGGCTGGCCAGGTACAGCACGGCGGCGGCGACCTCCTCGGGTTCGGCGAACCGGCCGACGGGGATCTGCGCCCGCAGCGCCTCGCCCCTGGGGTTGTCCCAGTTCGGCCGGGCCAGGGGGGTGAGCACGACGGTGGGGGAGACGGTGTTCACGGTGATGCCCAGCGGTCCCCACTCCAGCGCCAGGGTCCGCGTCATGCCCAGCAGCCCGGCCTTGGAGGCCGCGTAGGCGACGTGCCCCTCCAGCCCGACGGTCGCGGCCTGCGAGGCGATCGTCACGACGCGGCCCCCGCCGTGCGCGGCGAGGTGCCGCGCGACGGCCCGGGTGACGATGAAGCTGCCGGTGAGGTTCACCGCCAGGGTGCTGGACCAGCCGGCGAGGTCGATGTCCAGCGCCGGGGCGATCGTGGCGGTCCCGGCGCAGTTCACGAGCACGTCCAGCCGGCCGGCCCGCTCGACGACCCGGTCGACGGCCGAGGCCACCGACGCGGGGTCGGTGACGTCGGCCGCGACGTGGAACCGGCCGCCGGCTCCGGCCAGGGCCCGCTCGTCGCGGTCCAGGACGGCGACGGCCGTGCCCTCGGCCTCGAACGCCGCCACGACGGCCGCGCCGATGCCGCCGGCGCCCCCGGTGACGAGGGCGACGCGGGCGGGCGGGTCCACGGCCGGGTCCACGGCCGGGCTCGTCACTGCCCCGGGATCCCCTCGTCGGCGATGTCGCCGGAAGCCAGGTTCTTCTCGGTCAGTTCCGGCAGCTGCGCCAGGAACGCGGCCCGGTCGGTGACGACGTGCTGGATGGCGACGTCGACGTTCTCCTTGGTGATCTTCGGCATGTTGTAGACGGGCTCGGTGTTCACGTCCGTCCCGGCCGCGATGGCCGCCGCGACCGCCAGGCCCGCGGACAGCTCGACGGTGCCGTTCTGCAGCATCGTCCCGATGAACTCCCCGCTCTTGACGGCGTTCAGGCCGTCCTCGATGCCGTCGATCCCGACGATGGGGATCGTCTTGCCGGCCTCCTTGAGCGCCTGCAGGGCGCCGAGCCCCATGTCGTCGTTCTCCGACACGACCCCGTCGAGGTCGTCGCCGAACGCGGAGATCCAGTTCTTGACCTTGTTGACGGCCTCGTCGCGCTTCCAGTTCGCGGTGTCCATGGCGAGCACCTTGATGTCCGGGTAGTTCGCCAGGACCTGCTTGATGCCCTTGGTGCGGTTCAGCTCCCCGGACTGCCCCAGCGGGCCCTGCAGGACGACGATGTTCCCCTTGCCGCCGAGGGTGTCGGCCATCATCTGCATCTCGGCGGCACCGGCGGCGACGTCGTCGGGCTGGACGTTGCCGGCGATGTCGGTGGAGTTCAGCTCGGCGTTGACCGGCACGATGGGGATCCCGGCGGCCTTGGCCGCGGCGACCTGCGGCTGCAGGGAGTCCGCCTGGACGGGGACGACGATGATGGCGTCGACGCCGGCGTTGACGTACTGGTCGACCTGGGAGGCCTGGGTGTTGACGTCCAGGTTCGCCGAGTTCCAGAGCAGTTCGATGCCCTTGGCCTCGGCGTAGGCGTCCATGCCCTCCTTGCCGGCGGTGATGAACGAGCTCATGTCGTACACGCTGACGCCGATGCGCAGCTGCTGCGCCCCGCCGGACTCCCCGTCGCCGGAGCCGGAGCCCTTGTTCGCGGTGGGGTCGCCGGCGCCGCAGGCGGCCAGGGCCAGGGACAGGGCGCCGACCCCGAAGGAGGCGCTGAGCAGCGTGCGGCGGTTCAGGGTGCGGTCTGCGGACATCGTGGGGCTCCTCGGGTTCGGGTGGAGGGTGCGGGCCTGGGCGCGGTGGTGCGTCAGGCCCGGCGCTTGGTGGACCACACGTCGACGGCGACGGCGGCGACGATGAGGACGCCCTTGATGACGTCCTGCCAGTAGGCGGGGACCAGCAGCAGGTCCAGGCCGTTGTTGAGGGTCTGGATGAGCAGCAGCCCCAGGGCGGTGCCCCACACGGTGCCGCGCCCGCCCATGAGGGAGGCGCCGCCGATGACGACGGCGGCGATGGCGTCCAGCTCGTAGCCCTGCCCCAGGTTCGGGGGGCCGGAGATGACGCGGGAGGCGAGCATGACGCCGGACAGCCCGGCCAGCACGCCCGACAGGGCGTACACGCTGAACAGGGTGCGGCGGGCGTTGACGCCGGCGATCTCGGCGGCGACGCGGTTGCCGCCGACGGCGTAGACGCGCATGCCGTAGGAGGTGCGGCGCATGACGATCCCGAGCAGCACGATCCCGACGATCATGACGATGACGGGGATCTGCAGGCCCAGCACCTTGGTGTTGGCGATGGATCCGAACTCGGCCGGCAGGCCGTTGATCGGGGCGCCGCCGCCGATGACGTAGGCGATCCCCGACCCGGCGGTCAGCATGCCGAGGGTGGCGATGAACGGTGGCACGTCGACCCGGGAGACGAGGATCCCGTTGACGGTCCCGGCCAGCAGGCCGACCGCCATCGCGGACAGCACCGTCAGCCACACCTGCCCGGGGTTGGCCTTGGCCACGGCCGCGGACGTCATGGCGGCCACGGCGATGACCGAGCCCACGGACAGGTCGATGCCGCCGGTGAGGATGACCAGCGTCTGCCCCAGGGCGATGAGGGCGAACGGGGCGGCGGCGATGAGGATGTTCTGCAGGTTCTCGGGGGAGGAGAACCGCAGGGAGCGGTAGGAGAAGAACGCGATGACCAGCAGCATCACGATGAGCATCGCGCGGCGGATGAGCTGGGCGACGATCCACTCGCGGGAGAACCGCCTCCGCTGCGCGGGGACCGCCGTCGTGTCGATCTGGGTGGTGGCCATCACGCCTCCTTCGTGTCGGTGCGGGGGGACAGGCCCGAGCTGAGCCGGAAGATGAGTTCCTGGACCCCGGGGTCGTCGAGCTCGGTGCGGTCCAGTTCGCCGACGACGCCGCCGTCGCGCAGGACCAGGGCCCGGTGCGACAGGCCCAGGACCTCGGTCATGTCCGAGGAGGCCATGACGACGGCCATCCCGGCCGCGGCCAGGTCGGCGATGATGCGGTAGATCTCCGAGCGGGCGCCGACGTCGACGCCGCGGGTGGGTTCGTCCAGCAGCAGCACGTCGACGTGCTCGGTGAGCCAGCGGGCCAGGACGACCTTCTGCTGGTTCCCGCCCGAGAGGGTGCCGACGTCCTGGGACAGCCCCCGCGAGCGCAGCCGCACCGAGTCCATCGCCTCGCCCACGGCGCGGCTGCGGGAGGCGCCCTTGAGCCAGCCGGCGACGGAGAACTTCCCCAGCCGCGGCAGGGTCCCGTTGTCCAGCACGGACAACCCCATGACGGCCCCGGCGTGCTTGCGGTCCTCGGGGACCAGGGCCATCCCGGCGGTGATGGCGGCGGCGGGGTCCTTGCGGCGCACGTCGCGGCCGGCGACGGTGATCCGTCCCGCGGTGCTGGGCCGGACCCCGAAGATCCCCTCCAGGAGTTCGGTGCGCCCGGCCCCGACGAGCCCGGCCAGGCCGAGGATCTCCCCGCGGCGCACCTGCAGGCTCACCGCGCCGGGCTGGCCGGCGACGGCGAGGTCCTGCACGGTGAGGACGGGTTCGGCGTCGGCGGGGACCGTCCGCACGGGCGGGAACAGGTCCTCCAGCTCCCGGCCGATCATGGCGGTGACGATGTCGTCGTCGGACACGTCGGTCATGGCCTCGTCCAGCACGAGGCCGCCGTCGCGCAGGACGACGACCCGGTCGGCCAGGTCGCGGATCTCGGCCATCTTGTGGGTGGTGAACATGAGCGCCACCCCGGAGTCGCGCAGCTGCCGCACGACCCGGTAGAGGCCCTCGACCTCGCGCTCGGAGATGGCCGAGGACGGTTCGTCCAGCAGCACCACCTTCGCGCCGCGGCTGGAGTTCTTGACGATCTCGACGATCTGCTGCAACCCGACCGGCAGGGTGCCCATCCGGGCGCCGGGGTCGATGGCGACGCCGAACACCTCCAGCATCCGCGTGGCCTCCGAGGCCATCCGGCGCCGGTCCAGGGTGCCGAGCCGGGTCTTCAGCTCGCGCCCGACGAACAGGTTCTCGTAGACCGTCATGTGCGCGATGGAGGCCAGTTCCTGCGGCACGATCGCGACGCCGAGGCGGTGGGAGTCGCGGATGCTGCCCGCGGCCAGTTCCTCGCCGCGCACCAGCACCGACCCCTCGTCGGCGCGGTACTGCCCGGCGGCGATCTTCATCATCGTGGACTTGCCGGCGCCGTTCTCCCCGGCCAGCGCGGTGACGGTCCCCAGTTCCAGGCGCAGGGAGACGCCCTTGAGGACGGGGACGCCGCCGAAGGACTTGCGCAGGTCGCGGCACTCCAGGACGGCGGTCCCGGTCTGGGTGCTCACGCGGCCTCACCGGCCGGGTCGGGGGAGGGGCGGGTGTCGAACCGCGGGTCGCCGGGGTTGTCCGCGGCGACCCGCCGGACCGCACGGGTCATGGGGGGTGCTCCAGTCGAGAGCGGAGGACGTGGGGTGGACCGTGCTGCCGTGCACGGGAGCGGCCAGGGTTTCCGGGACCGCGCTCAGGTGTCAATCGGGCTGCTCACGTGAGCAGGGACCCGCCGGGGTCAGCGGATCGTGTACCCGCCGTCGACGACGAGGTCGGCGCCGTTGACCATGTCCGAGGCGCCGGAGGCCAGGAACAGCGCGGCACCGGCGATCTCGCGGGGCAGGGCGAAGCGCCCCGTGGGGATCTGCGCCTTGGCGGCCTCGCCCTTGGGCCCCTCCCAGGCCTTGCGGCCCAGGTCGGTCAGGACGACGGTGGGGGAGATGGAGTTCGCGGTCACCCCGCGCCCGGCCCACTCCGTCGCCAGGACCTTCGTGAGGCCGACGACCCCGGCCTTGGACGCGCAGTAGGCGGCGTGCCCCTCGAGGGCCACCGTCGCGGCCTGGGAGGCCATCGTGATGACCTTCCCGCGACCGCGCTCGAGCATTCCGCGCCCGACGGCCTGGGCGGTGAGGAACGTCCCGGTGAGGTTGATGGACAGCGTGCGGGTGAACACCGCGGGGTCCAGCTCCTCGGCCGGGGCGAGGTCGACGATGCCCGCGCAGGTGACGAGCACGTCGACGGGCCCGGCGGCCGCGGCGAACTCGGCGACCGACCCGGGGTCGGCGACGTTCCCGGCCAGGGCCAGGTGCTCACCGGCGGCCGAGCGGGGCAGCGCGTCGGCCCGGGCCCGGGCGGCCTCGGCGTTCAGGTCGACGACGACGACCCGCGCGCCGGCCTCGGCGAACGCGCCGGCGATGGCGCTGCCGATGCCGGAGGCGCCGCCGGT contains:
- a CDS encoding glucose 1-dehydrogenase, encoding MTVLDKFSLEGKVALVTGGYRGLGRAFAQALAEAGADVVVAARDEARSVEAAAEIAASTGRKTLGLRLDVTSRPEVEAAVARVTGELGRLDVLVNNAGTCVHRPALEVTDEEYDDVITTNLKGVWLPSVVAAAWMAEHGGGNIVNIGSISAQIVNRPQLQPVYNASKAAVHQLTKSLAAEWAPLGIRVNAIAPGYVKTEMAPVDRPEFRRMWIEDAPMQRYSTPEEVAATVVYLASEASSFSTGAVVVTDGGYTLF
- a CDS encoding DHA2 family efflux MFS transporter permease subunit, with amino-acid sequence MSTTTLEPGPTGPTRARRRVHPALAIVAAALPVFMATLDNLVVTGALPVLHRDLGASLDQLQWVVNAFSLTFATLMLAAASVGDRFGRRRVFVGGVVVFTLASAAAALATSPELLIAARAVQGAGAAAITPLSLALLAGSVPPQRRAAAIGIWGGVNGLGVALGPVIGGAVIDGLSWHWIFWLNVPVAVVALPLILLALPEQHGRTGRVDVAGLGLGGAAVFGVVWAVQHADAHGWGSAAVLVPLLAGLALLAGFVARQATAAAPLLPLRLFRSRSFSVANVVIFAFTLGAMGSVFLLTQYLQVSGGFTPFEAGLRTLPWTAAPMVVAPVAGILGGRTGSRPLLVAGLTATAAGLAWMAVEIGQGAGYGALVPALTLAGVGTGLVFAPASTAVLAGLDEHDHATASSTNNTLREIGVALGVSVLTLVFQHAGGDLTPDGFSAGTPDAVLVGAAVTLVGALTALALPRKA
- the truB gene encoding tRNA pseudouridine(55) synthase TruB, which produces MRGAGDRAGTGVGDGILVVDKPAGWTSHDVVGRCRRLLSTRRVGHAGTLDPAATGVLVLGANRGTKFLTHLVAHDKEYTATVRLGVATLTDDAEGEPLTDPVDATGVDPDALARAVAALTGPIQQVPSSVSAIKVDGRRSYARVRGGQEVDLPARPVTVSRFDVLARRPEGPYLDLDVVVAVSSGTYVRALARDLGRALHVGGHLTALRRTRSGPFTLAEALTLEEVEAQPRVEPLAAVARRLFPVRDVDDREADNLAHGGFLTATGVDGPVGAFAPDGTLLALVQDTPRGAKPLLVLAPAG
- a CDS encoding dicarboxylate/amino acid:cation symporter; the encoded protein is MLTRLRRTPFGVQVLVGLVLGVLLGALARSMGGTTEDPNWLTTTLTTVGSIFVTMLRALVPPLVVLAVITSIANLREVTNAARLAWQTLLWFAITALIAVAIGIGLGVATDPGARSSVDAAAAEAPSSTGSWLDFLQGVVPGNYLGLQASGGDDGSVSLSFNVLQLLVIAVVLGVAVLKVGEKADPVLNVARSGLAIVQTVLWWVIKLAPIGTVGLLGKAVATYGWDALSPLGVFVVDVYVGLALVVFGVYPVLLRAHGLSVRGFFAKVWPATQLAFVSRSSIGTLPVTQRVTEDLGVPRSYASFAVPLGATTKMDGCAAIYPALAAIFVAGFFGVHLSITDYLLIAFVSVVGSAATAGLTGATVMLTLTLSTLGLPLAGVGLLLAIDPILDMGRTAVNVTGQALVPALVAKREGILDLARFRDRHTARETVDA
- a CDS encoding TetR family transcriptional regulator encodes the protein MNTEPVRRMSKEDRREQILTAAGRVVAQVGLTGASTDVIAREAGVSQPYVVRTFGGKQPLLDALFARVADRIVAAFADAPTDGPPEVCLGRAYMRLVEDRDVLLVLMHGFTASAEPGIGEATRRCMDTVYRITRERLGDDVVATRFIAHGMLLNVLLAMDSWNHPELDALTALANMTATAAELQAKLA
- a CDS encoding acyltransferase family protein yields the protein MAQRTRHLPEIDVVRTTGFAAVVGLHTLGSVGTGELGTGLGLQLLHFGRETFFILTAFVLTRSAATRPPAPGAGLLRFWRRRFALVGLPYTVWTVLYWLTRLEGRDPWSADALRGLRHSLVMGTGMYHLYFLQVALQAYLLFPLLLLLVLRTRRHHAALLGVAGAVQATYLAVLRWVPAPGGWAQNLWLSPNQLVLTYVFPLLVGAVAACHHEAVLAWVGRHRAAVPAVVGAALALDLGTFAAQVLAGADPVRASEPLQPVSVVWGPAAALGLLALGARLRRGPTPVTAPVTAMVTALAREGARVSFGVYLVHPLVLSVLLGASGWAHGGSAWPLPVVFVLTWVGTLLGSVALVQLLSRLPLAVALTGRPRVRPAPPTPVPT